The DNA sequence TTGATAATAACAGACATGCCTCCATAGTTTAACGAAGAAGAAGGAGGAGAGGAAATAGTTTTCGAAAGGAACCATTAAATAGAGAGACATGGAAAAGGGAAAAATGAAGAGAACTTTGTCTGCTAGGGTTTTAGGAGAGAAGGGGGAAGACAAGGTAAAGTGAGGgatctttattttgaattttgaagtgaCGAGACAAGGACAAGTGTTGGTGATGTTTGCAGAAAGAGGTATGGTGCTTGTGTTGCTTGCAAAGAGAGTATATTTGTTGGAGAGAAATGAAAGTTTCTGAAAAGTGTATTGGCAAAGtataaaaattgaataaattgaCCAATTATAGGTGTACAAATGGCATGGATGAATATTGATTTTGTTAATTACATGAAAGACCTTTTGGTAGTGTAAAATATATTGGTTGTAAGGGTAAAGTAGTAATTTTGGACTACATTTTAAtattgggtagatagttgatAACTGAGGAAAAAGtgacttaaatattaaaatgaaagaaaatctaATGTATGTAATAAATATTCCTTCATGAAAAAAGTGACCGAAGTAAAATCATGTTAAGCAATTTACTATTTGTTTTAATGAAACAAAAATTCCGACCTTTAGAAGTTTGTTTCAGTCCATTGATCAATTGTTGTAATTTGCATACATTTTAGCATACTTCAAATTGTCAAAACTTTTCAAATGTGTCATGTACAAATTTTCAAGAAAATTTTCATTAAGAAAAGAACTATTGACATTGCTTTCCATATTCATAATTATAAGATTCAACTATGGCAAgtaaaattcaaaacaaacaaaacattgcAATGAGTCAaaacaattaaaacaattaaaaaaactagGTAAAAACATGAAAGTGTGTTTTATATAGAAACTTAAGAATTATAGTGATAAAGGAATGGATATGAATATAAAGTTTGCTTAAAGAAAAACTATTGCACATAGATCGATAGACATAATAGAACTAAAAAGCAATAacatattcatttatttatttatttgcatcaCATAATTTAGGACAGATTCTTCAACCTATATATTACAAACCAAGATCAACAAAAAGTCTTTTTATAGGTTCTATAGGGGCATAGGGCAATCATATTTCAGTAGCACTAACAACTGCATTACAACAGAAGTCAATATACATATGCTATAATATGCCAATATTACAAACATCACACTAATTCATTATAAAGATGAACACTTAAGCCAGCCACTTGCATTGACAtccttctttctttttgtcttataGAGCTATCCTTTCCTTGACAAGATTAGCATCAACATCTCGAGTATTTTTGAAAAGGAAGTCCATCCATCCATTTGGAGGATTAATATCCTCACtgattttctcatattcaacagTCCATTTAACAACAGCAGTACCATCAGCCTTATCACTTACTTCAAGGATGAGCTTAAAGATCTTATAGTGATTATCAATATTTCCACCAAAAAGCTTCCAAGTTATTTTTTTGATCTGTTCATCAACTTCTTCAATAGTCTCGTGACATGTGTGTACCTCACCATCTATTGTTATGAAATTGATACCAAGAATAACAAAGTTGAATGTAAGAGTAATAGAAAAGAATATAAggatcttttaaaataaaataaaaactacacattgttttcatttttgaaataatttattttaggaTGCATTTGTTTTCTAAATAAAATAGATTGATCATAACAACTTTTTTTCTGATACACAgtcataaaaatttattttatattttatttgatattttatagTTCATGACttgtaatttataatttataccaGATAACTGATAATTTATAGATGATGATTTGTAGTTCATAATTTAATGATTCGTAGTTGATAAGTAAATTGAAATTTTTACTAAATTAGTAGTATTAATAGCTAATAAAGTTCATAGCTATTTCATATagcaattagaaaaaaaaattaaagatagtaaaaaaataattgaaaactcATGTTAAAAAACAGTTACTAAACTTGACTTTTTCTATTAATATgagttgaaaaattaaaaattaaaagtataaaaataATAACGACCTTATAGTGCTTATGAATATTTCAACCAAAGCTATCGCGATGGAATTAGAGCTTGTCTCGGGTGTTGGGGTTACCTTTCACAAGAGCAGTTTTATTGAGTTAATGTTGACCCCTCTTCAGCTGGCTAAAGGTTTTTTGCACTATAAGATTCAGACTCTCTCTTTTCGATATCCCGGGTTACTAGTTATAGCCAACCCTAGGTGGTAAAGATCTTATACTAATAAATCTAGCTCTTCTTACCTAGTGGAGATGGAGGCTGCCGAGCCCATCTAGTCTATGGTCGGATATTTTATTTGCCTGTTCTTTGGTTTCTTTTATATACTCCCGGTGGGGAGGTAGATCTTCGGGGACTCGCTCTTGTTCTACCTGGTGGAGAGGAATGACCCTGTTGGATCAAAGTAGGATAATCCTATGAATTGGTTTTAGAAGGCCTTGTCTAAGAAGGTTGGACTTGATTGTTCGACCTCTTTTTGGAAAGATCCCTCGCTTGGTAGTTCTTCCCTAATGGTTAAATTTTCTAGACTTTTCctcattttttaaattcaagACAGGTCTGTGTTTGAGGTTAGTAGGTTGGATCATAGGTCTTTAATTTGAGATCGTAGATGAAGACGTTCTTTTTTGTTCACGAAGAACCTCGTGCTGCTtagtttctctcttctctctaagAGCTTCGTCTCTCAATGGTGCACGACTCGTGGAGTGGAGTCATGctaaagatgtcttcttcttTATGGCCTTTGTAAACCAAACTGTTGAAATTGCTACAAATTTCTAGAATATTCTAGatataatatgtatgaaaatgGTAGAATATCCTAGAATTATAGTGTATAGGAATATGGTAGAATAATCTAGAACTCTAGTGTGAATGGATATGGTAGATCAATCTAGAATTATAAATGTATGTAAAATATAGAATAACCTAGAATCATCATGATACTAATCTATCATGAGAATTCTAGAAAGAACTAAAGAGATGTAGAAATATTCACCACCATTGAGAGGTTGGTGACTTGAGCCTATAAATAGGCAATTGCTATCTTGTAATTCATCATCCAAGAAATCAATGACATAGCCTTCTTTCTAAACAACTCTCTAAAACTATCttttatcaactatcaactaatCAACTACTAACAGTGGCATCAGAGCTACGTTCGGTCATACATTGGGCGTAGTTATATTACCTACCTAACATTCTAAAATCCTCCCAACTACTTCAAAAATTTCCTTTGTAATATTAACCCACTTCAAAAACAATTTCTAAGCTATGGATAACACCACTCAATCATCATCTATTTCTGTCCCTATTTTCAATGGTGAAAATTATGATTTCTGGCGTGTTAAAATGGAAACATATTTTTCATCTCAAGATTTATGGGACATAGTAGAAGAAGGCTTCAATGTTCCCGCAGATACTTCAACTCTTAATGCAACTCAAGAAAAGGAGTTGAAGAAAAATAGACAGAAAAATTCAAAGGCGTTGTTCACCTTGCAACAAGCCGTGACTGATGAAATTTTTCCAAGAATTATGGGAGCTAAGACTGCCAAAGATGCGTGGAACACATTGAAGGAGGAGTTTCAAGGAAGTGATAAGGTACGTGCTGTCAAACTTCAATCtctaagaagagattttgaactattgaagatgaaggatttTGAGACAGTTAAAGATTACTATTCTAAAGTCAAAGAAATAGTTAATCAAATGAGAGCTTTTGGGGATGATATTCTTGACAAGAAAATTGTTGAGAAAATTCTAATTACTATGCCCCCAAAGTTTGACCCAATCGTGACAACGATTGAGGAAACCAAAGATTTGTCCACTCTATCAGTGACAGAACTGGTGGGCTCTCTTGAAGCATATGAGCAAAGATTGAATATGCATAAAGAAGATACACTTGAAAATGCCTTCCAATCAAAGCTCAAATTTCGGCCCCAAAATAAAGAAGATGAAGGAAAGAAGAGTTATGGAGAGACTTCTAGAAGAAGAGAAGCTTCTAGAAATTTCTTTAAGAACAAGCCAGATAAAAATACTCCATGCAATATATGCAAAAGACCAGGCCACGCAGAGAAAAATTGTTGGTACCGTAATATGCCACAATGCAACCATTGCAAGAAGTTCGGACACATAGAGAAAAATTGTCGCAACAAAGATAGGCATCAAGCTAATATTGCAGAGGAGCATGATCAAGAACAATGTATGTTCTATGCCACTCAAGACTCAATGAAAGAAAAAGGAGGAAGCTGGTACTTGGATAGTGGATGTAGCAATCACATGGCCAAGGATGAGACTATTTTCAAAAGCATTGACGAGTCTGTCAAAGTGAAAGTCCGACTGGGAAATGGTAGTGTGGTTGAATCAAAAGGAAAAGGCACTGTCATGGTGGAGACTGATAAAGGTACGCGACTCATCCATGATGTCTTACTAGTTCCCAGCCTAAAAGAAAATCTTCTAAGCATTGGTCAAATGATGGAGAGAGGCTATACACTTCACTTTGAAGGAGGTGTATGCAAAATATTagacaacaaaaataaaagggcCGAGATTGCCCAAGTGAAGATGAATAAGAGCAATAGAAGCTTCCCGCTAAATTTAAAATATGCAACTAACATTGCCATGAAAGTACAAGTTGATGATTCATGGCTCTGGCATCGAAGATTTGGCCACTTCAACACACATGCCTTGAAGCAGTTACATGAGAAGAACATGATGAGAGATCTTCCAAGCATAAAGGAAAACAATGAAGTGTGCGAAGGGTGTCTCCTTGGTAAGCAACACAGATTTCCATTTTCAACAACTGGAGCATGGAGAGCGAAAGACCTGTTGGAGCTGATACATACCGACGTATGTGGACCGATGAGGACGCCATCACATGAGAACAACAGGTACTTTATACTCTTCATTGACGACTTCTCTAGAATGACATGGGTCTATTTCCTAAAAGAAAAATCAGAAGTCTTTGGAGTATTCAAAAAGTTCAAGGCCCTTGCGGAAAATCAAAGTGGAAAACAGATAAAAGTACTAAGAAGTGACCGCGGCAAAGAGTATACCTCTCGCGAGTTTGACAGATTTTGCGCGGATGAAGGCATAGAGCGACAACTTACAGTCGCAtattcacctcaacaaaatggtgtgtcCGAGAGAAAGAATCGCACAGTTATGGAGATGGCTAGATCGATGCTCAAGGAGAAGGGAATGCCTAACACATTCTGGGCTGAAGCGGTCTACACTGCTGTTTACATACTCAATAGATGTCCAACTAAGGCAGTACAAGATAAGACTCCAATTGAAGCCTGGAGCGGGAACAAGCCATCAGCAAAGCACCTAAGGGTCTTTGGATCTATATGCTACATTCATATTCCAGACGTGAAGAGGCATAAGCTTGAAGACAAGACTATACGAGGTATCTTCCTAGGGTATAGCACAATCTCTAAGGGATACCGTGTCTACAACTTGCAAACTAAAAAACTCATCATCAGTCGAGATGTTGAAGTTGATGAGAatgcttcttggaattgggatgAAGAAAAAGTGGAGAAGAACATCCTTATACCAGCTCAACTACCTCAAGAAGAACCTGAGGATGAAGAACCTGAGGATGAAGAACCTGAGGAAGAAGAATCAGGTGAATCTCTTTCgcctccaccacaacaacaagaacaagaactatCATCACCAGAGTCTACTCCAAGACAAGTAAGATCCTTGGTGGACATATATGAAACCTGTAACATGGCCATACTTGAACCTGGAAGTTTTGAAGAAGCGTCAAAGCAGGAAGTATGGGTCAAGGCAATGGAAGAAGAGATAAAGATGATCGAGAaaaacaacacatgggagttagtAAATCGTCCCCATGGAAAAGATATCATTGGGGTTAAGTGGGTCTATAAGACAAAGCTCAACCCTGATGGCACCATACAGAAACACAAGGCGAGGCTAGTAGCTAAGGGTTACTCACAACAACCTGGGATTGACTACAATGAGACATTTGCACCAGTAGCTCGTCTTGATACCATAAGAGCTCTAATAGCTCTTGCGGCACAAAAAGGATGGAGTATCCATCAACTAGATGTCAAATCTGCCTTCCTTAATGGCATACTTGAAGAAGAGATCTATGTGGAGCAGCCACGAGGATTCATATCCAAAGGTGAAGAAAGCAAAGTGTTAAGACTAAGAAAAGCACTCTACGGTTTGAAGCAAGCACCTCGAGCATGGTATAGCAGAATTGATCAATATTTCATGGATCGAGGATTCTGGAGGAGCAAGAGTGAGCCTACACTTTACATCAAGTCCCAAGGTCAGTACACTCTCTTACTCTCACTATATGTAGATGACCTTATCTACACGGGAAACAATACTAAGATGATGATGGAGTTCAAAGAAGACATGATGAAGACCTTTGAGATGACCGACCTTGGTTTGATGAGTTACTTCCTCGGTATAGAGGTAAGTCAGAGAAATGAAGGGATATTTATCTcgcaaaagaaatacacagaagGCTTACTTAAGAAATTCAAGATGTACGGTTGCAAACCTGTCGCTACTCCACTCATAACAAATCAGAAACTACAGAAGAATGATGGAGCACCACAAGCTGATGCATCTAAATACAGAAGTCTAATTGGAAGTCTTCTATATTTAACAGCTACACGACCAGATATAATGTATGCTACAAGTCTTCTATCAAGATTCATGCAAAGCCCAAGTCAAATACACTTTGGAGCAGGAAaaagaattttgaggtatcttcAAGGAACAAAAGAGTTCGGTATATGGTACACTACCGAAACCAACTCAGGATTACTTGGCTACACCGACAGTGATTGGGCAGGTTCGGTAGATGACATGAAGAGCACCTCTGGCTATGCTTTCTCTCTAGGATCAGGAATGTTTTCTTGGGCATCAAAGAAGCAAGCTACAGTTGCACAATCAACAGCAGAAGCAGAGTATGTGGCAGCTGCTGAAGCAACGAGTCAAGCTATATGGCTTCGCAGGATACTCGAAGACATGGGAGAAAAACAAGATGAGCCTACTAAGATCAATTGTGACAACAAATCAGCAATTGCAATGGCGAAAAATCCAGTGCATCACAGTAGAACAAAACACATAGCAATCAAGTATCACTTTATCAGAGAAGCTGAAGCAACTAAAGAGATCAAACTCGACTACTGCAGGACAGAAGATCAAATTGCAGATATATTCACGAAAGCGTTGGCGAGACCAACATTTGAAGAACTACGAGCCATGCTTGGAGTCACGGAAATTTGCATCAAGGAGGAGTGTTGAAATTGCTACAAATTTCTAGAATATTCTAGatataatatgtatgaaaatgGTAGAATATCCTAGAATTATAGTGTATAGGAATATGGTAGAATAATCTAGAACTCTAGTGTGAATGGATATGGTAGATCAACCTAGAATCATCATGATACTAATCTATCATGAGAATTCTAGAAAGAACTAAAGAGATGTAGAAATATTCACCACCATTGAGAGGTTGGTGACTTGAGCCTATAAATAGGCAATTGCTATCTTGTAATTCATCATCCAAGAAATCAATGACATAGCCTTCTTTCTAAACAACTCTCTAAAACTATCttttatcaactatcaactaatCAACTACTAACACAAACCCTTGTTGAGAGTAGTTATAAGTCTGCAGAGAGTGTTTAGTTTGCGCTCTCAAATCCTTGAGTTGTTAGGATAGCTGGGTTCTTTATAAGGTTCTGGTCTTCTCTCGGCAACTTCTACGAGATAGATTTCCTTCTAAAGAAAATCTATTTAAGCGAAAGGTTATTACTAATCTTGatgatattttatgtattttttgttgGGATGAAGTATAGTCGGTATCTAATTTGTTTGAGACTTGTAGTCTGGTTGTTGGTGTCGGTATAGGATATTGAAGGGGTTAGGTGTGCATTTGGATCTGTATAGGGATCGTTGTCTTGTCTTTGAGTTTTTTCTCTCTTTGCATCCTAGGTCTAAGATAAGGGGTAGGTTTATTTTGATTTGGTATGCTATGGTGTGTACTATTTGGCTGGCTTGAAAGGATAAGATATTCAATGATGTACCATATAATCCGAATGCATTGAAGGATAAATCTATTTTTTGGCTTTGAGCTGGCTCCATCATAAGTCCCAACTGAACGTTGTACCCTTCAATGATTGGCTTCGAAATCATATCCTCTGTTTGATCCAATAATGCATCAAGAATTTTGGCTTGGCTCCCGGGTGTTACGTGGTTTGTGTTTGTTATGTGGCTCCTGTTCTACTTTTGGTTGATCGGTCGTCTGAGATCTAACTTGATACTGTTGGGGCGGCGTGTTGTTGTGTAGTTGGTGTGGTTTCTCTCTAGTGGTTTTAATTGATGGTTGGTTGtggtttttctttgttttgttggtggtgttgtattttgtattttgttAGTTCTTTCTTGTTCTACGCTTCTTGTGTTTTTTCTCTCCTTAGGTAAATATTAGAGAACTATTAACTTTGGAAAGTCATAGTTGGCTAGAGCTAAAGGgttttctaaaatttaaattagAGAGTCTGGACTCTGGAATTTGGCGAAGAGAATTCGTCAAATGCGTTTTGCATATTGAAGGGTGCACATTCAACATTTCTATAGGGAAGTTAATTGAGTTGACGATCTAGCAACTTGACCTTTTATTATGTTATGGCAGCTTCAACCAAAGTAGTCAAAATTGAgatcttaaataaaattaaagaagggATATACAAGATCGTGAATCAATAGATTGTAAAATGGATCATGATCCTACCGGTtttgaaaatttatatatatattgcatatttcattcataaacatgcATGTAAAAATCatgaattatttattaaaaaaaaatcaacatttaAATCACATTTAAAATAGTTACTAAATCAAAGATCAAAAGATTCATAGCACTAGGTTATAAAAAACTTAGTGATATAGTAAATTTAAAATAGTTAGAGAGAAAGAAATTTAgtgataatatatttaaaatagtgAGAAAGAGAGTCGTGAGAGTTATTGAAGATGTCATATTATAAATTTTGACACTTTTGTGTTATTGGATTCCGACTATATgtcaatttttttactttttaaacgAATTAGATAACTCAATTAATGATATTATGTAGAAAAACTTTATAATTAATTACCTATGACATATGTCCAGTGTTTAACTGTATCAGTGTCGTGCCACTCTTCACCTTCATGCAGTTTGGCATGATGAATTCTTTCGCAATGATTTTGCAATTCGTGAAGCTCTGATGcataaagtttgaagaacttGTCAGCAGGTGTTTTGATACCAACTTCAGTACTAAGCCTTCCAGAGAGAACCATTTTTGGAAAGACAAAGACAAAGATGAAAGAAACAAGGGTTGATATGATGAAAGTGAATGCAACCAAGTGCCTTAAATAGAAATTGGATCGCATTataattgaaaatttctttacccacctctctatgggtggtcacctcctgcgaaaaaccaaaactacccctgcttcggaagttcatttccgaaagcgtgtttttttaaaaaaattgacttacttcggaagttcatttccgaaacaattatttcggaagttcacttccgaaatactgcgatttctgcagatttatcaaaacactctccctcccccaatcatttaccctaaatcaaaacaaaaagtggcaaaggcgaaaatttgtgcaaacagaattccaaagctccaTCAAGGCttcaatcacactgctaaacaacattcaaaagcatgttatttagggttttaattgtataaatgatatatggttaggttgttagtagtatttaggttgtttagaagcattttgatttgttttgaagtttggtttaggggtctgccatggaagttgcagaaaatcccatcgcaggggtgtttcggaagttcatttccgaaaacacctccatcccagttttcggaaatgaacttccgaaatgtatcagaagttcaaatttttttgttttttattttgtctctcatattaatcaatttcaattgtttacaggaacatgtcaggcaaccaaccagcacgcaggactgacgctaagggaagaaagggttcttcaaagaaggaggtgaaagaggtgaaagaggtgaaagaggtgaaagaggtgaaagaggtgaaggaggtgaaggaggtgaaggagaagaaggagaagaagaagcttttgactggttctgcttcgcagccttcaggcgtgatcaacgctgatggttctgatactgagtgggatgaggattggtataattatcttcattcggaggagttcgctcgtcgggaagaataacgtgtttttattttgtttgatgtgtattttgtaacgctcgtcgggaagaataacatgcttttgtcttgtttgacgtgtcttgttttgttctgatttcggattgtatcgaataatgtttttgtattagatttatcatcttagttttttgaagtggtaaccggggctggaacatatgacggaggaggtggatgtccagaggaagaagaaccggaggtacgtccaccgcgagacaaatgagccaatcaatgtaagctatagtttatcattatcatctggggacgtcatttctaaaaaatcaagattaaaaataataagatttttttcccaattttttgtaatgacgtcccctgatgataatgataaactatagcttacattgattggctcctttgtgtcgcggtggacgtacctccggttcttcttcctccggacatccacctcctccgtcatatgttccggcccgggttaccacttccaaaaactaagatgataatattatcattgtaatcttcacccgattaaataaagcgaattgtaactttaattttcgttggaagtctttttttctccccaccactctctcatccccacttaCCCGTGttgaacaatatgtaactttaattttatgtaatattatcgttgtaatcttcacccgattaaataaagcgaattgttgttgtttttcattttattctgtccagacatattttcggaagttcatttccgaattccccaggGGGGTGCGTtcagagatgaacttccgaaacaccacattttctgaaaaagtcactttatttcggagatgcatctccgaaatcaatattttatattaaaaaaaacacgttttcggaagttcatttccgaaaacacctttttcaagaaaaaaagtacagtttcggaaatgaacttccgaaacaaggggtattgtggtaaattcaccagaaatggccaagaaggttgggaggtgggtgaagaaattctcttatAATTAGGCATAAATTTGAATTGCATTAGCTAAAGGCAAGTTGCATGAAGCATTGCTAGCCAAAGTATTATGTGCATTAAATTCATGGACGCACATTTTCTTCTAATAATTATGATATATTAAATAAAACGGATTTGCATCATCTCAATTTCTATTTATATCAATATCTATCAATCATAATAAATCTAAACATTTATTcaaatcaataataaaataatagaagTGAACATGGTATGAGAAATATATagtaatcaaatatttttaaggCAAATTGTCTTCGTATATATAATTAATCGGAAATTGACAAATTATTTCATTACAAATTCTTTAGGATCTAATTCTTTTAATAGAGTTAACAAATAAGTTTACTAAATGATTAAAAGTTTCAAATTTATAAAAGCATACAAAATAATcttatttttttagaaaaggaATCAACTATTAAaaagttggtgcaatcgattgctctctttgtgcaatcgattgcacataaGACAGAAGGCAAATCTGACGTAAAATAAGTTAGTGCAATCGATTACTCTCTttatgcaatcgattgcttgctgcaaGATGTTGAAAAATGCCTTTTTGATGGATAtcttgacttggtacctacaaaacacaaacatacaaaagcacaaggcaatactTTTTGGTGttttggttagtataacataTACAAACTAAATAAACATTGGTGCTAGATAATCCCCCTTACAAATGAAATGATCACAACACCAAAAACAGAGCTTTAgttgaaactcttgattgatgattgatatgggaatgatgtatgatcttagggtcaaaaattggggtatgacagatgcccctatttaagtttcttctttccGAAGATATGaggattggaaatcttcgtttcaaCGCAGTCGAAgatacttaaatatataaaacacataatttttgaacctaagatgtaatgcaatgtttaatgaatgcatctgACATGATGAGGAAACAAGACATCACTGGGGAGAAGAAATAACTCCACTGAGGAAAACAAAAGTCTTGTGGGAAGAACTCCACAGAGGGAAACAAGACTTCGTTGGAGAATTGAGAATTTGCTGGGAATATGAACTTTACCGGGGAACATATCTCGCGCCAGAGaagttaaagcatcacctttcactgAGGATGCAAAAATACACCGACTTTCATTAAAGGTGGAGAAGGAatataccaacttttactgaaggtatgcATGTTAGAGCATCATCTTTTGCTGGGGATGCGAAAATATACCAATCTTTCATTTGAAGCTATAAAAAGAAACACACCATCTTTCATTGAAGGCGAGCTACCAATctttcactgaaggtagaaaagaaaTATACCATCTTTCATTGAAGGTGAGCTATCAATATTTCACTGAAGGTAGAAATAGAATGTACCATCTTTCATTGCAGGTGA is a window from the Vicia villosa cultivar HV-30 ecotype Madison, WI unplaced genomic scaffold, Vvil1.0 ctg.003240F_1_1, whole genome shotgun sequence genome containing:
- the LOC131640622 gene encoding MLP-like protein 43, with the translated sequence MVLSGRLSTEVGIKTPADKFFKLYASELHELQNHCERIHHAKLHEGEEWHDTDTVKHWTYVIDGEVHTCHETIEEVDEQIKKITWKLFGGNIDNHYKIFKLILEVSDKADGTAVVKWTVEYEKISEDINPPNGWMDFLFKNTRDVDANLVKERIAL